From the genome of Alteromonas stellipolaris:
TACCGACATGGCCGATTTCGAAAACATGTGGGTATCACCCAATGTGCGACTGTCCGATATTGCCACCATCAATTTCGAATTGCCGGAGCAAAGCGAAGGTCGTCACCTAGATAGAACCTTTGCAGTAGGCTTTAATATTTTCAGAGAGTCTGGCAGTAACTTAGTTGAGGTCTCATCTGCCGTGATGGAGGTGATAGAGGAAGCCAAGTCTGACCCTGCGTTTACCGGTATTAACTTGTTTGTTATGGACGATGTGGCAAAAAGTGTAACCTCGTCACTGTCTGATTTACTAAGTGCTGGGTTGTTAGGCGCATTACTTTCTATCGTGGTGCTGTATTTATTTTTACGCCAACTGACTACGACATTAATTGTGGTACTTTCGGTCCCCTTCTCCATTTGCATCACTTTAGGGGTAATGTACTTATTGGGCTACACCCTAAATATTTTATCCTTAATGGGGTTAATGTTAGCGGTGGGGATGTTGGTTGATAATGCGGTGGTTATTACCGAAAGTATCTTTCAAGAACGACAGCAAGATAACAACATTAGCCGCGCCACCCAGCGTGGGGTTAACAATGTTAGCTTGGCGGTTATTGCAGGAACCGCCACAACGGCCATTGTATTTTTACCCAATATTGTTGGAGTGAAAATTGACGTCACGATATTTTTAGAGCACGTCGCCATCGCCATTTGTATCTCGCTTTTCGCCTCGTTATTTATTGCTAAAACCTTGATCCCTTTGCTGACTACAAAAATAGCGATTCCCGAAGCTAAGGAAAACAGTACTCCAGGCTATATTTCGAGATATGGTCGAATTCTGTCGTGGGTAATGGTAAATCAAGGAAAAACATCACTGATTGCTTTGGGTATTTTGCTCTCTACTATCATTCCTATGCAGGTCGTCACCTCTGATGATGAAGGTAACGATAACCAAGAACGTATATGGCTTAATTATCACGTTACTCAAAACTACACCCTTGATGAAGTAGAAAAAACGGTGGATAAAATGGAGGCGTTTTTATATGAAAACCAAGAACGCTTCCATATCAAGCAGGTTTATACCTACTTCACACCAGGTCATGCGGTAAGTGGAATAACGTTAAACGACGATCTTCCTGTCAGTCTAGGGGCTATTAAAGAAGATATTCGGGAAAACATGCCTGCCTTCGTAAGAGCTCGCCCCTCATTTCAATGGGACAGTGGCAATGGTGGAGGTGTACGCATTACCTTGTTGGGTGAATCTTCAGATACCCTACTAGAAATCTCAGAGCGTCTGATTCCTATACTTGCCAATATTGACGGACTTACTGACGTAAAAGCTGATACTGGCTCTAAACGTGACGAGCTTCAAATTCGAATAGATAGAGAAAAAGCAAACCGCTTAGGTATTCAGGTGAGTGACGTCGCCCAGCTTGTGGCTACTGCACTACGAGGTGCTAATTTACGTACATTTAGGTATGGTGATGCGGGTGAAGTTAATGTTCAACTTCGCTATGGCAGCGATGTTCAAAAATCCTTGGATGCACTTAAGCATATCAATATTGGTTTCAATCAAGAGCGGGCAATTACCCTTGCTATGGTGGCAGACTTTTCGGTTGTGCAGCAACTTTCGCAAATTAATCGAAGTTACCGACAAACGGCGTTAGATATTGGTGCCAATTTACAAGACGATGCCACCATAGAAGACGCGAAAGTACGTATTCAACAAGCCCTAGCGCACATAGAGTTACCTACTGGTTACCAGTGGACGCTTGATGGCAGTTTTTCACGTCAAGATGAGGCTAACGGGGTGATGCAAATGAATATGCTGCTCGCCTTGTGCATGATATATGTGGTGATGGCTGCGCTATTTGAATCGCTAGTACTTCCTACCTCGGTAATTACGTCGCTACTCTTTTCATTTACCGGCGTCTTTTGGGCGTTTATGGTCACGGGGACACCCATGTCGGTAATGGGCATGATAGGTATGCTAATTCTTATGGGAATTGTCGTGAATAACGGTATTGTTTTGGTTGATAGAATTAACCAGTTGGTGAATGAGGGAATAACCCTTTACGACGCGGTTGTGCAAGGGGCACAATCTCGTATTAGACCCATTCTGATGACAGTGGCTACAACCGTACTCGGCCTAGTACCGCTGGCAATGGGTGCAACAAGAATAGGTGGCGACGGACCGCCTTATTCGCCAATGGCAATTGCCATTATTGGTGGGCTAGTGTTCTCCACCATGACCAGTTTATTTTTGGTGCCGCTTGCTTATGTGTTACTACTGAAACTGCGGTTTAATACTCAGCGAATGATAGTGAACGGGCAAGCTAGAATAGCTAAACTTATTAAAATTTGAGTAGAGTAGTTGCAATGACTAAGCCGTAAATAGTGTAAAAACATTACTTACGTAGCGGGTGTTTCTGCTGATAA
Proteins encoded in this window:
- a CDS encoding efflux RND transporter permease subunit: MKTPNEGTIKGIGASLARFALNRPVTIGMVFISMLLFGAVSGKLLPLEKFPGIDIPEMVVEVPYPDATPVEIETMITRPVEEAIATMSGIKRLRARSYENKAEIIVEFDWDENLKAKSVEAREKIDAIRHLLPADVERVMVYKFNTNDMPIFQLRVSSDRDLSLAYDLLERNLKRPIERVAGVSKVELYGTLKRQITIRLDPKLMTAYQVDVTALGQKLQDANFSLTAGYMYDNGEKILVNPVGEFTDMADFENMWVSPNVRLSDIATINFELPEQSEGRHLDRTFAVGFNIFRESGSNLVEVSSAVMEVIEEAKSDPAFTGINLFVMDDVAKSVTSSLSDLLSAGLLGALLSIVVLYLFLRQLTTTLIVVLSVPFSICITLGVMYLLGYTLNILSLMGLMLAVGMLVDNAVVITESIFQERQQDNNISRATQRGVNNVSLAVIAGTATTAIVFLPNIVGVKIDVTIFLEHVAIAICISLFASLFIAKTLIPLLTTKIAIPEAKENSTPGYISRYGRILSWVMVNQGKTSLIALGILLSTIIPMQVVTSDDEGNDNQERIWLNYHVTQNYTLDEVEKTVDKMEAFLYENQERFHIKQVYTYFTPGHAVSGITLNDDLPVSLGAIKEDIRENMPAFVRARPSFQWDSGNGGGVRITLLGESSDTLLEISERLIPILANIDGLTDVKADTGSKRDELQIRIDREKANRLGIQVSDVAQLVATALRGANLRTFRYGDAGEVNVQLRYGSDVQKSLDALKHINIGFNQERAITLAMVADFSVVQQLSQINRSYRQTALDIGANLQDDATIEDAKVRIQQALAHIELPTGYQWTLDGSFSRQDEANGVMQMNMLLALCMIYVVMAALFESLVLPTSVITSLLFSFTGVFWAFMVTGTPMSVMGMIGMLILMGIVVNNGIVLVDRINQLVNEGITLYDAVVQGAQSRIRPILMTVATTVLGLVPLAMGATRIGGDGPPYSPMAIAIIGGLVFSTMTSLFLVPLAYVLLLKLRFNTQRMIVNGQARIAKLIKI